The proteins below are encoded in one region of Micromonospora yangpuensis:
- a CDS encoding DUF350 domain-containing protein translates to MQNLVTDLLATLAYGVVGVLLMGIGYVLVDVATPGRLNQLIWNERNRNAAVLLASNLVGVGTIVVAAIVASDHNFTLGLIGAGAYGVLGLLIMAGAFVLLDAVTPGRLGEILVDPEPHPAVWVSATVHVAAGAIIAAAIS, encoded by the coding sequence GTGCAGAACCTCGTCACCGATCTGCTGGCCACCCTCGCCTACGGGGTGGTCGGCGTCCTGTTGATGGGCATCGGCTACGTCCTGGTCGACGTGGCCACCCCCGGCCGGCTCAACCAGCTGATCTGGAACGAACGCAACCGCAACGCCGCCGTGCTGCTCGCCTCCAACCTGGTCGGGGTCGGCACCATCGTGGTCGCCGCGATCGTCGCCAGCGACCACAACTTCACCCTCGGCCTGATCGGCGCCGGCGCGTACGGTGTCCTCGGTCTGCTCATCATGGCGGGGGCGTTCGTGCTGCTGGACGCGGTGACCCCCGGCCGGCTCGGTGAGATCCTGGTCGACCCGGAGCCGCACCCCGCGGTGTGGGTGTCCGCCACCGTGCACGTCGCTGCCGGCGCGATCATCGCAGCCGCGATCAGCTGA